In one window of Brenneria goodwinii DNA:
- a CDS encoding ABC transporter permease, with protein MNSPVRQATEHSVSMQPVLREPAPLPASKKVWHNPMMVPLKPVALGRRWFLGFCFFVLFFALWALITYTGLVSPTFLASPASMLQEGILLFTDFDFATDIIMTVMRVLGGFILASAIAIPLGILMGSYKLIEAFFEPFISFCRYLPASAFVPLLILWAGIGEMQKILVIFIGSFFQITLMVAVTVGAARRDLVEAAYTLGATNQSVVRRVIIPGAAPEIAELLRLVLGWAWTYVIVAELIGSSSGIGHMIVNSQALLNTGQMIFGIIVIGCIGLLSDLLFKAANRRLFVWSSL; from the coding sequence ATGAATAGCCCTGTCCGTCAGGCGACGGAACATTCCGTTAGCATGCAGCCAGTCTTACGCGAGCCGGCGCCGTTGCCGGCAAGCAAAAAAGTCTGGCATAACCCGATGATGGTGCCTTTAAAGCCAGTCGCTTTGGGGCGTCGCTGGTTCCTCGGGTTCTGTTTCTTTGTCCTGTTTTTCGCATTGTGGGCGCTGATCACCTATACCGGCCTTGTTTCGCCAACGTTCCTCGCCAGCCCGGCCAGCATGTTGCAGGAAGGCATTTTACTGTTTACCGATTTCGATTTTGCAACCGATATCATCATGACGGTGATGCGTGTGCTGGGGGGCTTTATTCTGGCCAGCGCTATCGCGATACCGCTCGGTATCCTGATGGGTTCATACAAACTCATTGAAGCCTTCTTCGAGCCGTTTATTTCGTTCTGTCGTTATCTGCCTGCTTCGGCGTTCGTTCCGTTGCTGATCTTGTGGGCGGGTATTGGCGAGATGCAGAAAATTCTGGTGATTTTTATTGGTTCATTCTTCCAGATAACCCTGATGGTAGCGGTGACTGTCGGCGCCGCGAGACGTGATCTGGTTGAAGCGGCTTATACGCTGGGCGCGACCAACCAGAGTGTGGTGCGCAGGGTGATTATTCCCGGCGCCGCGCCGGAAATCGCCGAACTGTTACGGTTGGTGCTGGGCTGGGCATGGACTTACGTCATCGTGGCGGAACTGATTGGTTCATCAAGCGGTATCGGTCATATGATCGTCAACAGTCAGGCGTTGCTCAATACCGGACAAATGATCTTCGGCATTATCGTGATTGGTTGCATCGGTTTGCTATCCGATCTGTTGTTTAAAGCGGCCAACCGCCGTTTGTTTGTATGGAGTTCGCTGTGA
- a CDS encoding ABC transporter ATP-binding protein encodes MKYPKLSIRQVERIFSGPKGEQTQALLPVNYQVNENDFITILGPSGCGKSTLLRIAAGLDQPTRGEIWLDGELVDGPGADRGMVFQSYTLFPWLTVEQNIRFGLRERGVGKAAQKERSDYFINKVGLRGFERHFPRQLSGGMQQRTAIARALTNDPKILLMDEPFGALDNQTRVMMQELLLSIWESSRKTVLFVTHDIDEAIFMANKVAIFSARPGRIKTEIAVDFPHPRDYTVKTSPEFMALKAQITEEIRTETMQTLAH; translated from the coding sequence ATGAAGTATCCCAAACTGAGCATTCGTCAGGTGGAACGTATTTTCAGCGGTCCGAAAGGCGAGCAAACCCAGGCGTTGCTGCCGGTGAATTATCAGGTCAATGAGAATGACTTCATCACTATTCTCGGACCTTCGGGCTGCGGTAAATCCACGCTATTGCGCATCGCTGCCGGATTGGATCAACCAACGCGCGGCGAAATCTGGCTTGATGGCGAGCTGGTCGACGGTCCGGGCGCGGACCGCGGCATGGTATTTCAGAGCTATACCTTATTCCCCTGGCTGACCGTCGAACAGAACATTCGCTTCGGTTTGCGGGAGCGCGGCGTCGGGAAAGCTGCGCAAAAAGAGCGTAGTGATTACTTTATCAACAAGGTCGGACTGCGTGGTTTTGAGCGGCATTTTCCGCGCCAGCTTTCCGGCGGCATGCAGCAACGTACCGCGATAGCCCGCGCGCTGACGAATGACCCGAAAATTCTGTTGATGGATGAGCCTTTCGGCGCGCTCGACAACCAGACCCGAGTGATGATGCAGGAGCTGCTGCTGTCGATTTGGGAGTCGTCCCGCAAGACCGTGCTGTTCGTGACGCACGACATTGACGAGGCGATTTTCATGGCCAACAAAGTGGCGATTTTCAGTGCGCGGCCGGGACGGATTAAAACCGAAATCGCCGTTGATTTCCCGCATCCGCGTGATTATACCGTGAAGACATCGCCGGAATTTATGGCCCTGAAAGCGCAGATTACCGAAGAAATTCGTACCGAGACGATGCAAACGCTGGCGCATTGA
- a CDS encoding ABC transporter substrate-binding protein: protein MSNMNPRAVLRRSLSLLGLTAMLSSMTIGTAQATDTPVAIGISGWIGFAPLTLADKAGIFKKNGLDVTLKMVPQQSRHLAIAAGSLQCAATTVETYLTWNASGVPVKQIVQLDKSRGADGIAVRNGINNITDLKGKTIGVDAPGTSSYFLLAWILDKNGMTMKDVKLATLGPDAAARAFIAGQNDAAISYEPYLSNIRNSPDKGKILATTIEYPAVTDTLGCTPAWLDKNPTAAQALVNSYFEALDMIRKEPEKSYEIMGASIKETGKQFAEKSSYLHWQDRDDNQKFFNGEIVTFSNEAARLLTEMKILRKTPDISTLYDAQYVK from the coding sequence ATGAGCAACATGAATCCCAGAGCGGTACTGAGACGTTCGTTGTCTTTGTTAGGGTTGACCGCGATGCTGAGCAGTATGACCATCGGCACGGCGCAAGCGACTGATACGCCGGTTGCTATCGGTATTTCAGGGTGGATCGGCTTTGCACCGCTGACGCTGGCGGATAAAGCAGGCATTTTCAAAAAGAACGGCCTCGACGTCACCCTGAAAATGGTGCCGCAACAGTCCCGTCATCTGGCGATTGCCGCAGGTTCATTGCAATGCGCGGCAACCACCGTCGAAACCTATTTAACCTGGAACGCCAGCGGCGTTCCGGTCAAACAAATTGTGCAATTGGATAAATCTCGCGGTGCCGACGGTATCGCCGTTCGCAACGGCATCAACAACATTACCGACCTGAAAGGCAAAACCATCGGCGTTGATGCGCCGGGAACCTCTTCCTACTTCCTGCTCGCGTGGATCCTCGATAAAAACGGCATGACGATGAAAGACGTCAAGCTGGCGACATTAGGCCCTGACGCGGCCGCACGCGCTTTCATTGCCGGGCAGAACGATGCGGCGATATCATACGAACCTTACCTGTCAAATATTCGCAACAGCCCGGACAAAGGCAAAATTCTGGCGACGACGATCGAATATCCGGCAGTGACGGATACCCTTGGCTGTACGCCCGCCTGGCTGGATAAAAACCCAACCGCCGCGCAGGCGCTGGTTAACAGCTATTTCGAGGCTTTGGATATGATCAGGAAAGAGCCTGAGAAATCCTATGAAATCATGGGCGCCTCAATCAAAGAAACCGGTAAGCAGTTTGCGGAAAAATCCAGTTATTTGCACTGGCAGGATCGCGATGACAACCAGAAATTCTTCAACGGCGAAATCGTAACCTTCAGCAACGAAGCCGCACGCCTGCTGACTGAGATGAAAATTCTGCGTAAAACGCCGGACATCAGCACATTATATGACGCGCAATACGTTAAATAG
- the hutC gene encoding histidine utilization repressor, which translates to MAEPTSLSQNGAAHQGVSRQTLSELSAAMSDAPAPIYQRVKQAIVGQIRAGVWKPHQRVPSESELVNELGVSRMTINRALRELTNEGFLIRMQGVGTFVAEAKAYSPMLEVHNIADEIAQRGHHHDSQILVCEARCADTNQALQLGIAIGDTLFYSQIVHYENNVPVQIEDRFVNPETAPDYLRQVMNKQTPYAYLMEIAPLTAGEHRVEAISASDKQRELLQLNEHEPCLLIHRRTWSGSRVVTSARLIYPGSRYQLFGRFTSHG; encoded by the coding sequence ATGGCGGAGCCCACATCACTTTCGCAAAATGGCGCGGCGCATCAGGGCGTGTCCCGGCAGACATTATCCGAACTGTCTGCCGCGATGAGCGACGCCCCCGCGCCAATTTATCAGCGTGTGAAGCAGGCGATCGTTGGCCAGATCCGCGCAGGTGTCTGGAAACCGCATCAGCGCGTGCCTTCGGAAAGCGAACTGGTAAACGAACTGGGCGTCAGCCGGATGACCATCAACCGCGCGCTGCGCGAACTGACCAACGAAGGTTTTCTGATCCGTATGCAGGGCGTCGGCACGTTTGTTGCCGAAGCCAAGGCTTACTCGCCGATGCTGGAAGTACATAACATCGCCGATGAAATTGCCCAGCGCGGCCATCATCACGATAGCCAGATTCTGGTTTGCGAAGCGCGTTGCGCAGATACCAATCAGGCATTGCAATTGGGGATCGCTATCGGCGACACGCTGTTCTATTCGCAGATTGTGCATTACGAAAACAACGTACCGGTACAGATCGAAGATCGTTTCGTGAATCCTGAAACCGCACCGGACTACCTGCGACAGGTAATGAACAAACAGACGCCCTATGCCTATCTGATGGAGATCGCCCCCCTGACCGCGGGTGAACATCGCGTAGAGGCGATCAGCGCCAGTGATAAGCAGCGCGAGTTGTTGCAACTGAACGAGCATGAGCCTTGCCTCCTGATCCATCGCCGCACCTGGAGCGGCAGCCGAGTGGTGACCTCCGCGCGGCTGATTTATCCTGGCTCCCGGTATCAGTTGTTTGGGCGCTTCACCAGCCATGGCTGA
- the hutH gene encoding histidine ammonia-lyase — protein sequence MTSSSAELPLCRLRPGHVDLSTLRKIYQGNVRLELVDEARAGILASQKTVARIVESGKVVYGINTGFGKLAQTRIPAERLTELQRNLALSHSVGIGKDLADNVVRLVMATKVLSLSRGHSGIRIEVIDALITLFNAGVYPCIPEKGSVGASGDLAPLAHLSLMLIGEGQVTVKGEKMSAIAGLATVGLAPFELGPKEGLALLNGTQVSTSLALSGLFETERIFSAGLVAGALSLEAIRGSIKPLDSRIHEARGQSGQIAVAAALTDVLAGSGIVMSHADCGRVQDPYSIRCVPQVMGACLDNLHHAARILRIEANAASDNPLVFAENGDVISGGNFHAEPVAFAADIIALAVSEIGAISERRMALLLDTGLSGLPPFLINDGGVNSGFMIAQVTAAALASENKSLAHPGSVDSLPTSANQEDHVSMATYAARRLGDMCFNTSVVVGIEAMAAAQGIDFHRPLQSSTTLENEMKAIRENVAFLEKDRLMAPDIEVMRRWACRERWPMAIEALLPSFA from the coding sequence ATGACTTCTTCATCCGCCGAATTACCCCTTTGCCGCTTGCGACCAGGTCACGTCGACCTGTCGACGCTGCGCAAAATTTATCAGGGCAATGTCCGTCTTGAACTGGTTGATGAGGCGCGCGCCGGCATACTGGCGTCACAGAAAACGGTCGCCCGCATCGTGGAGTCGGGCAAAGTGGTGTATGGCATCAATACCGGTTTCGGCAAGCTGGCGCAAACGCGCATTCCGGCCGAACGTCTGACCGAACTGCAACGTAATCTGGCATTGTCGCACAGTGTCGGTATCGGCAAAGATCTGGCGGATAACGTGGTTCGCCTGGTTATGGCGACCAAAGTTCTCAGCCTGTCGCGCGGACATTCTGGTATTCGTATCGAGGTGATCGATGCGCTGATTACATTGTTCAACGCCGGGGTTTATCCCTGTATTCCTGAAAAAGGGTCTGTCGGCGCTTCCGGCGATTTAGCCCCGCTGGCGCATCTTTCCCTGATGCTGATCGGCGAAGGTCAGGTTACGGTCAAAGGCGAAAAAATGTCGGCGATAGCAGGGCTGGCAACCGTGGGGCTGGCGCCATTTGAACTGGGTCCGAAAGAAGGGCTGGCGCTGCTGAACGGTACGCAGGTTTCAACTTCCCTGGCGCTGTCCGGGCTATTTGAGACAGAGCGAATATTTTCCGCCGGCCTGGTGGCGGGAGCGTTGTCCCTGGAAGCAATCAGAGGTTCGATTAAACCGTTGGATTCCCGCATTCATGAAGCGCGCGGTCAGTCGGGACAGATTGCCGTCGCCGCCGCGTTAACCGATGTCCTGGCGGGTAGTGGCATCGTCATGTCCCACGCCGATTGCGGCCGCGTGCAGGATCCGTATTCCATTCGTTGTGTGCCGCAGGTGATGGGCGCATGCCTCGACAATCTGCACCACGCCGCGCGCATTTTACGTATCGAAGCCAATGCGGCTTCCGATAACCCGCTGGTGTTTGCCGAAAACGGCGATGTGATTTCCGGTGGTAACTTCCATGCGGAACCGGTGGCGTTCGCCGCTGATATTATCGCGCTGGCCGTGTCTGAAATCGGGGCGATTTCAGAACGTCGTATGGCGCTGTTGCTCGACACCGGCCTCTCCGGTTTGCCGCCGTTCCTGATCAACGACGGCGGAGTGAACTCCGGCTTTATGATTGCCCAGGTCACCGCGGCGGCGCTGGCCTCTGAAAACAAATCACTGGCGCATCCGGGCAGCGTCGACAGCCTGCCGACATCGGCGAATCAGGAAGATCATGTTTCGATGGCGACTTATGCCGCACGTCGTCTGGGCGACATGTGTTTCAACACCAGTGTGGTGGTCGGCATTGAAGCGATGGCCGCTGCGCAGGGCATTGATTTCCATCGCCCTTTGCAAAGCTCGACGACGCTGGAAAATGAAATGAAAGCCATCCGTGAAAACGTCGCGTTCCTGGAAAAGGATCGCCTGATGGCGCCGGACATCGAAGTCATGCGCCGGTGGGCTTGCCGTGAACGCTGGCCGATGGCGATTGAAGCGCTGCTGCCGAGCTTCGCCTGA
- a CDS encoding ABC transporter ATP-binding protein — protein sequence MLKADDLCVFYGLIQGLKGIDIEVNNSEIVTLIGSNGAGKTSTLNGIINLVKSTGQVNFLNEDISNSLTHQIVRKGLALVPEGRKVFTNLTIEENLRMGAYNNPVNFNYLKDKMYTLFPRLKERRNQLAGTMSGGEQQMLAIARALMSEPVLLMLDEPSLGLAPKIVGEMFNIIKQLQKDNITILLVEQNATAALKIADRAYVLENGKIVLKGAAKDILANPEVKKMYLGG from the coding sequence ATGCTTAAGGCCGATGATCTATGCGTATTTTATGGATTGATTCAGGGGTTAAAGGGGATCGACATCGAGGTAAATAATAGCGAAATCGTGACCTTGATTGGCAGTAACGGCGCGGGGAAAACCTCAACGCTGAACGGTATTATTAACCTGGTGAAATCGACCGGGCAGGTCAATTTCCTGAATGAAGATATCTCCAACAGCCTGACGCACCAGATCGTCAGGAAAGGGCTGGCGCTGGTGCCGGAAGGACGCAAAGTTTTCACCAATTTAACCATTGAAGAGAACTTGCGCATGGGCGCGTACAACAATCCGGTTAATTTCAACTATCTGAAAGACAAAATGTACACGCTGTTTCCGCGCCTAAAGGAACGCCGTAACCAACTGGCGGGCACGATGAGCGGCGGCGAGCAGCAGATGCTGGCGATCGCCCGGGCATTGATGAGCGAACCGGTATTGCTGATGCTGGATGAACCCAGCCTGGGGCTGGCGCCGAAGATAGTTGGCGAAATGTTCAATATTATTAAGCAATTGCAGAAGGACAATATTACCATCCTCCTGGTTGAACAGAACGCGACCGCGGCCTTGAAGATTGCCGATCGCGCCTATGTGCTGGAGAACGGGAAAATTGTTCTGAAAGGCGCGGCAAAGGATATTCTGGCCAACCCCGAAGTGAAGAAGATGTATTTGGGGGGATAA
- the hutU gene encoding urocanate hydratase: MNAPQKTAAARVVRAPRGTELSCRNWLIEAAYRMIQNNLDPDVAERPQDLVVYGGIGKAARNWPAFEAILTSLRELQEDETLLVQSGKPVGVFRTHTDAPRVLIANSNIVPHWANWEHFHELDKAGLMMYGQMTAGSWVYIGAQGIVQGTYETFAEAGRQHYEGNLRGKWILTAGLGGMGGAQPLAGVLAGACVLAIECQESRIDFRLRTRYLDYKAHDIDEAMLMIEKACAEKKAISVGLLGNAAELMPQLVARAKEGGLRPNIVTDQTSAHDPLNGYLPAGWSLEKWRQARQSDPQSVVKAARASMAKHVQAMLDFHAMGIPTVDYGNNIRQVAKDEGIDNAFDFPGFVPAYIRPLFCEGKGPFRWVALSGDPEDIYKTDAKLKALFPDNANLINWLDMARERIAFQGLPARICWLGLGERHIAGLAFNEMVRNGELKAPIVIGRDHLDTGSVASPNRETEAMKDGSDAVSDWPLLNALLNTAGGATWVSLHHGGGVGMGFSQHAGMVIVCDGTPEADARLERILWNDPATGVMRHADAGYEQAKECAVRNGLNLPLLRNQL; this comes from the coding sequence ATGAACGCGCCACAAAAAACCGCCGCCGCCCGCGTTGTTCGCGCACCGCGCGGCACGGAACTAAGCTGCCGGAACTGGCTGATTGAAGCGGCTTACCGCATGATCCAAAACAACCTTGATCCGGATGTCGCGGAGCGTCCGCAAGATCTGGTGGTTTACGGCGGGATTGGTAAAGCGGCGCGTAACTGGCCCGCATTTGAAGCCATCCTCACAAGCCTGCGCGAACTGCAAGAAGACGAAACGCTGCTTGTTCAATCCGGCAAACCGGTTGGCGTGTTCCGCACCCATACCGATGCGCCGCGCGTGCTGATCGCCAACTCCAACATCGTGCCTCACTGGGCAAACTGGGAGCATTTTCACGAGCTGGATAAAGCCGGCCTGATGATGTACGGCCAGATGACCGCCGGTTCATGGGTTTACATCGGCGCGCAGGGCATTGTGCAGGGCACTTACGAGACCTTCGCGGAAGCCGGACGTCAACACTATGAAGGCAACCTGCGCGGCAAGTGGATCTTAACCGCAGGTCTGGGCGGCATGGGCGGCGCGCAACCACTGGCGGGCGTACTGGCCGGCGCCTGCGTGTTGGCGATTGAATGTCAGGAATCGCGCATTGATTTCCGCCTGCGCACCCGTTACCTCGATTACAAAGCGCACGACATCGATGAGGCGATGTTAATGATCGAAAAAGCCTGCGCCGAGAAGAAAGCCATTTCCGTCGGCCTGCTGGGCAATGCCGCGGAACTGATGCCGCAACTGGTTGCGCGAGCCAAAGAAGGCGGCCTGCGCCCTAATATCGTCACCGACCAGACTTCCGCGCATGATCCGCTGAACGGTTATCTGCCGGCTGGCTGGAGCCTGGAAAAATGGCGGCAAGCGCGTCAGTCCGACCCGCAATCCGTGGTAAAAGCCGCTCGCGCGTCTATGGCGAAACACGTTCAGGCGATGCTCGATTTCCATGCGATGGGCATTCCGACCGTCGATTACGGCAACAATATTCGTCAGGTTGCAAAAGACGAAGGCATTGATAACGCCTTTGATTTTCCTGGCTTTGTCCCGGCGTATATTCGCCCTCTTTTCTGTGAAGGAAAAGGGCCGTTCCGCTGGGTGGCGCTTTCCGGCGACCCGGAAGATATTTATAAAACCGACGCCAAACTGAAAGCGCTGTTCCCGGATAACGCCAACCTGATCAACTGGCTGGACATGGCGCGTGAACGTATTGCCTTCCAGGGCTTACCGGCGCGTATCTGCTGGCTCGGTCTGGGCGAACGTCATATCGCCGGGCTGGCCTTCAATGAAATGGTGCGCAACGGCGAACTGAAAGCGCCCATCGTGATCGGCCGCGACCATCTGGACACCGGTTCCGTTGCCTCGCCAAACCGCGAAACCGAAGCGATGAAAGACGGTTCCGATGCCGTTTCCGACTGGCCGCTGCTCAATGCGCTGTTAAACACCGCAGGCGGCGCGACGTGGGTGAGTCTGCACCACGGCGGCGGCGTCGGCATGGGCTTCTCGCAACATGCCGGGATGGTCATTGTGTGCGACGGAACCCCGGAAGCGGATGCCCGCCTTGAACGTATTTTGTGGAATGATCCGGCGACCGGCGTGATGCGGCATGCGGATGCAGGTTATGAGCAGGCGAAAGAATGCGCGGTTCGTAACGGGCTTAACTTGCCGCTGCTGCGCAATCAGTTGTGA
- a CDS encoding iron-containing alcohol dehydrogenase family protein, protein MQAQNIIFPAQILRGPGVISQLGDICALLGKRALVIGGRQSLAAVSDKIRRQLPGSTVELAGSLWFGGESSEKNINRLAQAVKERKADVVISVGGGKSLDTGKAVGVKANVPVVTIPTIAATCAAVTPLTIRYHDDGRFRDLFPLPQAPAAVIIDSEIIAAAPLRWLAAGLGDTLAKWYEFRAISGHHSQQSGVARSSHANSRICYDLIGFYGPSACDAVRAGKPTAELDQVLDAIFMFAGLTSLMSSGAHAAASHAIYEGFTVCDKTRAFGHGLLVGFGNLCLLALENRSDDALLEAIKLAHACALPLRLREIAELNSAELESIVQASLHAPDMENMPGVTTAAALYQAIARVEALADSI, encoded by the coding sequence ATGCAGGCACAGAACATCATTTTTCCGGCGCAAATCCTGCGCGGTCCCGGCGTTATTTCTCAGCTTGGCGATATTTGCGCGTTGCTGGGCAAACGTGCGCTGGTGATTGGCGGGCGCCAGTCGCTGGCCGCGGTAAGTGATAAAATTCGTCGCCAGTTGCCAGGTTCCACGGTAGAACTGGCGGGCAGCCTATGGTTTGGCGGCGAAAGCAGCGAAAAGAATATCAACCGTCTGGCGCAGGCGGTCAAAGAGCGGAAGGCGGACGTGGTGATTAGCGTCGGCGGCGGTAAATCCCTGGATACCGGTAAAGCCGTTGGTGTAAAAGCCAACGTGCCAGTCGTGACCATTCCGACCATTGCGGCGACCTGCGCCGCCGTTACGCCGCTGACCATTCGTTATCACGACGACGGCCGCTTCCGTGATTTATTTCCGCTGCCGCAGGCTCCGGCGGCGGTCATCATCGATAGCGAAATCATCGCCGCCGCGCCGTTGCGCTGGCTGGCCGCCGGCCTCGGCGATACGCTGGCGAAATGGTACGAATTCCGCGCCATCAGCGGTCATCATAGCCAACAGAGCGGTGTGGCGCGCTCTTCTCACGCCAATAGCCGGATTTGTTACGACCTGATAGGATTTTACGGCCCATCAGCCTGCGACGCCGTCCGCGCCGGGAAACCCACCGCCGAGCTGGACCAGGTGCTCGACGCCATTTTCATGTTCGCCGGTCTGACCTCGCTGATGAGCAGCGGTGCCCATGCGGCCGCCTCCCACGCAATTTACGAAGGTTTTACCGTTTGCGACAAAACCCGCGCATTCGGCCACGGATTGCTGGTTGGTTTCGGTAATCTTTGCCTGTTGGCGCTGGAAAACCGCAGCGATGATGCGTTGCTGGAAGCGATCAAACTGGCGCATGCCTGCGCGCTTCCGCTGCGTCTGCGCGAAATTGCGGAACTGAACTCAGCGGAGTTGGAAAGTATCGTGCAGGCGTCGCTGCATGCCCCGGATATGGAAAATATGCCCGGAGTGACGACGGCGGCGGCGCTTTATCAGGCGATTGCACGGGTTGAGGCGCTGGCGGATTCAATCTGA
- a CDS encoding DedA family protein, which produces MEAWLDHLVTQSVTYALIAVMLVAFLESLAVVGLLLPGTLMMATLGALIGSGKLGLYPAWGVGIIGCLLGDWISYFIGWRFKGPLHRWSFLKKHQTMLRKTEHALHRHHIATVLIGRFVGPTRPLIPMVAGMLELPPYKFAFPNIIGSLTWPPVYFFPGILAGVAIDIPAATNSAGFKWLLLATALLVWSAVWLCWRWWRGDKRKNRDWFSQWLPMNRLRWVAPLSLAVAGVSLALLIQHPLMPVYRHLLWQVLNG; this is translated from the coding sequence ATGGAAGCATGGCTGGATCATCTGGTGACGCAATCAGTAACCTATGCGCTGATCGCGGTCATGCTGGTTGCCTTTCTGGAGTCTCTTGCGGTCGTGGGGCTGCTGTTGCCGGGCACGTTGATGATGGCGACGCTGGGGGCATTGATTGGCAGCGGCAAGCTGGGGCTGTATCCGGCGTGGGGCGTGGGGATTATCGGCTGCCTGCTGGGCGACTGGATCTCCTACTTTATCGGCTGGCGTTTTAAAGGGCCGCTACATCGATGGTCGTTCCTGAAAAAGCATCAGACGATGCTGCGCAAGACGGAACATGCGTTGCATCGGCATCATATCGCGACTGTGCTGATTGGCCGCTTCGTGGGGCCGACGCGGCCGCTGATCCCGATGGTCGCCGGCATGCTGGAACTGCCGCCTTACAAATTCGCGTTCCCAAACATTATTGGCAGCCTGACCTGGCCGCCGGTGTATTTCTTTCCGGGTATTCTGGCCGGCGTCGCTATTGATATTCCCGCCGCAACCAATAGCGCCGGGTTTAAGTGGCTGTTATTGGCAACGGCCTTACTGGTGTGGAGTGCGGTATGGCTGTGCTGGCGCTGGTGGCGGGGAGATAAGCGTAAAAACCGCGACTGGTTCAGCCAGTGGCTGCCGATGAACCGTTTACGCTGGGTTGCGCCGCTGTCGCTGGCGGTCGCGGGGGTAAGCCTGGCGTTACTGATACAACACCCGTTAATGCCGGTTTATCGCCACCTGTTGTGGCAGGTGTTGAATGGGTAA
- the hisC gene encoding histidinol-phosphate transaminase, with protein sequence MASDAAIFDTADIDMGKQGLRNLARAASRSLGVYNAGLSADSVQQKYGVAHVAKLASNENPLGASPQVVAALQADARFSAVYSDASSAALRRALAEHTGVDAENIVVGNGSEDILHMLALAFLNPGDRVVTLMPSFGLHEIFPRMMGAEVTLVGVNAHRRFDVEAWEAALSTPAKMVIFSNPSNPVGCMLDKQGFARIIDAAPQDCLLAIDEAYFEYCESDPDYPDSLRILAEQARPWIVLRTFSKAYGLAGLRVGYGLASHPELVNLLNRVRTPFNINRCAQTAAVAALQDKRHVIDSIALTTAQRGMMAAELAALGFDVAPSYANFLFFDCGRPSSELARRLLAYGVIIKPWRETGYENWIRVTIGSEQDNRQFMDSLKKLLAEEAA encoded by the coding sequence ATGGCTTCAGATGCGGCAATATTCGATACAGCAGATATTGATATGGGAAAACAAGGGCTGAGAAACCTGGCAAGAGCGGCTTCGCGTTCACTGGGCGTTTATAACGCCGGGCTTTCCGCCGATAGCGTGCAGCAAAAATATGGCGTCGCGCATGTGGCGAAACTCGCCAGCAACGAAAACCCGTTGGGCGCCAGCCCGCAGGTGGTGGCCGCACTTCAGGCGGATGCCCGTTTCAGCGCGGTTTATTCCGATGCGTCGAGTGCGGCGCTGCGCCGGGCGCTGGCGGAACATACCGGCGTGGACGCGGAAAATATTGTGGTTGGCAACGGTTCGGAAGACATTCTGCATATGCTGGCGCTGGCCTTTCTCAACCCCGGCGATCGCGTGGTCACGTTGATGCCATCCTTTGGTCTGCACGAAATTTTCCCACGCATGATGGGCGCGGAAGTCACCCTGGTTGGCGTTAATGCGCACCGGCGTTTTGACGTCGAAGCCTGGGAAGCGGCGCTTTCGACGCCGGCCAAAATGGTGATTTTTAGTAATCCGTCTAATCCGGTCGGCTGTATGCTCGACAAACAAGGATTCGCCCGAATTATCGATGCCGCGCCGCAGGATTGCCTGCTGGCGATCGACGAAGCGTATTTCGAATATTGTGAAAGCGATCCTGATTACCCCGACAGCCTGCGCATTCTGGCGGAACAAGCGCGCCCGTGGATTGTGCTGCGCACCTTTTCGAAAGCGTACGGTCTGGCGGGGCTGCGCGTCGGCTATGGCTTAGCCAGCCATCCGGAGCTGGTTAATCTGCTGAATCGCGTTCGCACGCCGTTCAACATCAACCGTTGTGCGCAAACGGCGGCGGTGGCGGCCTTGCAGGATAAACGGCACGTTATCGATAGCATTGCGCTGACGACCGCGCAACGCGGGATGATGGCGGCGGAACTCGCGGCGCTGGGTTTCGACGTGGCGCCGTCTTACGCTAATTTTCTGTTCTTCGATTGCGGTCGGCCAAGTAGTGAACTGGCACGGCGATTGCTCGCTTATGGCGTTATTATCAAACCGTGGAGGGAAACCGGCTATGAAAACTGGATCCGCGTGACCATCGGCAGCGAACAGGACAACCGGCAGTTTATGGACAGCCTGAAAAAGCTTCTGGCGGAAGAAGCCGCATGA